The DNA window TCAATCATCTCGGCGGCGATCAGGGCCATTACGAAGTCATCAACTCGCTGCTCTCGGAAGAGGCGGTGCTCGGCTTCGAGTACGGCTACTCGCTGGCGGAGCCGAACGCGCTGACGATCTGGGAAGCCCAGTTCGGCGATTTCGCCAACGGCGCGCAGGTGCTGTTCGACCAGTTCATCTCGTCGGGCGAACGCAAATGGCTGCGCATGTCCGGCCTCGTCTGCATGCTGCCGCACGGCTATGAAGGGCAGGGACCGGAGCATTCCTCCGCGCGGCTCGAACGTTTCCTGCAGATGTGCGCCGAGGACAACATGCAGGTGGTCCATGCCACCACGCCGGCGAATTTCTTCCACGTGCTGCGGCGTCAATTGCATCGCGAGATTCGCAAACCCCTGATCCTGATGACGCCGAAGTCGCTGCTGCGGCACAAGCGCGCGGTTTCGAGGCTCGACGAGCTGGGCGCGAACACCACGTTCCATCGCATTCTCTACGATGACGCGGTCATGCTGCCGGATGAAAAGATCAAGCTGGTGCCGGACGACAAGATCCGCCGCGTCGTGCTGTGCTCGGGCAAGGTCTATTACGATATTTACGACGAGCGCGAAAAACGCGGCATCGACGATGTCTACATCATGCGCGTCGAGCAGCTTTATCCGGTGCCGCTGAAGGCGCTGGTGCAGGAACTCGGACGCTTCAAGAGTGCCGAACTGGTCTGGTGTCAGGAAGAGCCACGCAACATGGGCGCGTGGCATTTCATCGAGCCGTATCTCGAATGGGTGCTGAACCAGATCCACGCGCCGAACAAGCGTCCGCGTTACGCCGGACGCGCCGCGGCTGCGGCAACGGCCACCGGCTTGATGTCGAAGCATCTGGCGCAGCTCAAGGCTCTGCTGGACGAGGCGCTAAACTAGCATTCAATTGTCATGCCCCGCGAAAGCGGGGCATCCGGTAACCCGCGCCGTTCCTTTTTAAATCAGGACCGTCACGGAGTACCGGATCGCCCGGTTTTGCGGGCGATGACCACACAGGGCATTTGAGGAAAACACACAATGACTGAAATTCGCGTTCCGACGCTCGGCGAATCCGTGACCGAGGCCACCATCGGCCGCTGGTTCAAGAAGGCCGGTGATTCCGTGGCGGTGGATGAGCCGCTGGTCGAGCTCGAGACCGACAAGGTCACCATCGAAGTGCCGGCGCCGTCAGCGGGCACCCTCGGCGAAATCGTCGCCAAGGATGGCGAAACCGTCGCGGTCGGCGCGCTGCTCGGACAGATCAATGAAGGTGCGGCTGGAGCCGCTGCCAAGCCGGCTGCGGCACCTGCCAAGGCCGCCGCTCCCGCTGCGCCGCCGGCCCCCGCTGTCGCGGCCCCGGCGGCGCCCAAGGCTCCCCCGGTCGACGCGCCACTGGCTCCGTCGGTTCGCAAGATTTCGGTCGAAACCGGCATCGATGCCTCGACCGTTCCAGGCTCCGGCAAGGATGGCCGGGTGACAAAAGGCGACATGCTCGCCGCGATCGAGAAAGCCGCTTCGGCGCCGACGCCGGTCAGTCAGCCTGCCGCGGCGGTCCAGGTGCGGGCGCCTTCGCCCGCCGACGATGCCGCGCGCGAAGAACGGGTCAAGATGACCCGGCTGCGCCAGACCATCGCGCGCCGCCTGAAGGACGTCCAGAACACCGCGGCGATGCTGACGACCTTCAACGAGGTCGATATGAGCCACATCATGGCGATGCGCGTCCAGTACAAGGACGTGTTCGAGAAGAAGCACGGCAGCAAGCTGGGATTTATGGGCTTCTTCGCCAAGGCCTGCGTGCAGGCGCTGAAGGACATTCCGGCGGCCAATGCCGAGATCGACGGCACCGACCTGATCTACAAGAATTATTATCACATCGGCGTCGCCGTCGGCACCGACAAGGGCCTGGT is part of the Bradyrhizobium erythrophlei genome and encodes:
- the odhB gene encoding 2-oxoglutarate dehydrogenase complex dihydrolipoyllysine-residue succinyltransferase, encoding MTEIRVPTLGESVTEATIGRWFKKAGDSVAVDEPLVELETDKVTIEVPAPSAGTLGEIVAKDGETVAVGALLGQINEGAAGAAAKPAAAPAKAAAPAAPPAPAVAAPAAPKAPPVDAPLAPSVRKISVETGIDASTVPGSGKDGRVTKGDMLAAIEKAASAPTPVSQPAAAVQVRAPSPADDAAREERVKMTRLRQTIARRLKDVQNTAAMLTTFNEVDMSHIMAMRVQYKDVFEKKHGSKLGFMGFFAKACVQALKDIPAANAEIDGTDLIYKNYYHIGVAVGTDKGLVVPVVRDCDQKSIAEIEKSIADFGRRARDGQLKIDEMQGGTFTITNGGIYGSLMSTPILNAPQSAILGMHKIQDRPVAIGGKVEIRPMMYLALSYDHRVIDGKEAVTFLVRVKESLEDPARLVLDL